CTTCCGACACTGTCCATTGCAGGCTTCCGTTATAATCATTTTTCGGCGACATTGTTTTAAAGATTCCTAATTTCAGCATTGCCTGATTTTCTTTTGATTTTCCTGCATCCTTGAACTTGAACTTGTTATTTATCATACCTGCATACCATCCTGAGCTGTTTCCAAGTCTCACAGCTTCATTCTCCTTTAAATAGGCAAAACCGTAGGCACTGCTTGTATAATCAATTATTCCAGCGCTATTTGACCTGTACTCATCTCTTATTCCAAAAGTTTTTATTTTATTGGATTGCTTGGACTTAGTATCCCATTCCTTTGACAAATAGGAAATTTCCTTGTCAATCAGCCTTCCAGTACCATAAGTTCTTTGCTGAATATTGGCATACTGATGTCCCATCATTTCATCAAATGCTTGTGCTAGCAATGTTTTTTCATTTTTTCCAATGCTGTTTAATTTGTCAAATAATATCTTTTCTTTTGAACCTGGAGGATTCATGTCATATCTTTGCTCCAGCCCGTCAGAAAAATTATAAACATTTGCATCCTTGGCAAACGAAGTATACGGTATTTTTACCAAATAGACAGATTTCAGCTGCTCGCCATCCACATCCGTCTGAACGGTTCCTACCCATGTCAATGATCCTGAATAAATATGCCATTTCTTAATTTGCGGATTGGATAAAATTGTGGCGTTGTATGGCTCCAGAATATTTTCCTTAATTTTTATAGCTTTGGAATTTGTATATTTTGAGGCTTCCGTTCCAAGTATCAGATCGACCTCCGTTTCTTCAGAAAGATTGTTCAGACCTTGAATCGGATTGGTAAATTTTATACCTGAAGTATCTATATACATACCGATTTTGCTAACAAACTTATTTGGGTTATGAATATTGCTTTCCGTTTCAAGAATTTGTTCAGCAGAATCTCCTGACCCGACAACTTTTATTTCAGGTGAGCTGGCAGAAATATCAAATTCCACAGGATTTACTGCTTTTCCGTTAATTTTTATCTCGGGTATCCTGTCACCAGCTAAAGATACAATTTCAACACTTCCATCTGGAACTTCTTTCCCAGTTTTTGGTAATTTTGGCGACTGAATCCGTGTTTCAGCGATAATTCTGGAACTGCCTCCCTGTGGAACAGTTGCCAAAGGCGAAGAGTATTCTTCTAAAACTGCGTCCCTCTTGACAAGCGCTCCAACTCCTGCTCTCGGAAGAATGTTAATTATTCCGTAGTTTTTAAAGACAGCCCTGTTCGTAGCAACCGCTCCGATAGCTCCAACAGCATCTGGTGTGGCTGTAATTAATCCGTTATTTATTCCAACAGCCTCCTGATCCAGAAACATACCTATCGAATTTTTCCCTGACAAATGTATTTCTCCGTTATTAATAGCGACTGACCCATTTCCAATTGCATACATTCCAATTCCATTTTTTCCTGTAACTTCAATTTTTCCTGTATTTGCATTTTCAATTTTCCCTGTATAAACAGAAACGTTGTTATCTTTGTCATAATATCCAGCAGCCATTCCGATTGAGTAAAGTTTTTCTGGCACTTTTGATGCCCCAACTTTAATTGTTGCATAATTTTCTGCAAGATTTTGCCCTGTACTGTAAATTCCGACATTTCCAATTCCATTTGTCAAGTCAATTTCAGCAAAATTTGAAGCGGCTCCTGCCGTATAGATTCCGTAGTTTTGATTGCCGTATGCTTTTATTTTTGTATTGTTTATTATGTTTCCTGTTGATTTTTCAGAATACAGGAAGATATTTTTATTTTTTAGGGAAACATTGGAAGTATTTGAAGTTATCTGATTATTGTTTCCTGTATTGACAATGGCAAATGAATTTTCATCAAGATTAATTGAAGAAAAATCATTGTTTACAATTTGATTATCTCCAGTTACAAGCACACCTTTTGCCTCGTCTGTTCCAATCGTCAGTTTTCCTTGCAAATTTAAGTTTCCACCTAGGGAATAAATCCCTGTCCCTGCATTTCCTACAGAAACATTCGAAGTATTTCCAGTATTTACAGAATAACCATAAATTCCTAACGACTTATCTCCAGCTGTTATCTTTCCACTGTTTTCCACCATGCTGTTTACACTATTTGTATAAATTGCTATTGCAGGGCTATTTTCTGACAACGCAGAACCCACCGTTATTTTTCCAAGATTTTTGATGTTGTAGTTTCCAGTTCCTGCGGCATACATTCCAACCGCATTTTCTCCAGCAAGTTCAATTTGACCTGCGTTTCCATTTACCAATTCCTTAGACCCGTGAGGACTTTCAAAATTCATTCCAAATGTATTTTTAGAAGCTGAAATTATTTTTCCGTTGTTGTATATTCCGCCTGGCAAAGCAGTATTTGAACCTGTTGTTTCTGCCCTGTAAAGTATTCCGCTTGACCCCTCCCCTAGAGTTATAAGTCCGTTATTATAGGCTTTTCCCGCTGCCGTTCCTCTATTGTCTTCTGTCAGATAAAGACCCACTGAATTTTTTGCTATTGAAATATCGCCGTTATTTGTAATTTCCCCTCTTTTTGCATAAATTCCAATGGATCCTTCCCCTGTCAAGGTAATTTTATTATTATTTGTCAATTTTACTTTGGAAGCCGGCCTGTTATTGTTATTTTCCTGTGCAATAGCCAGCTGACCGTTTTTAGTTCCTGTCATGATTTTAGAATTTGTAATGGAGGAACTAAGAATTTCCAATTCATTATATGGATCTGCATCGTCATCCAAATTAACATCCTGATCCAGTTCCAGATTACTGTTTACCATTGCCGCAGAAATATAGCCAGTTCCATTGATTTCAATTGGTCCTGCCGCTGACAGGCTTGCCGGTATTCCTGATAAATTCAAGTTTCCGTTTGCAAGAAACAGTACTCTTCCACCTTCTTCCATATTTAACTTGAGTTTACTGCTGTTGTTATGGGTAAAATTATTTGCATACCAAGTGGAAAAGTTAAAAGTTCCAACAGGCGCATTGCCTAAATCATAATAAAATACTGTTCCATGTTTTTTTACATTTGCTGTTACATCTTTTTCAAAAATAATTTTCCCTCCAGGCGTAAATGGAGTGTATGCAGTATAAAATGTGAGAGAATCTTTCCCTGTATTCAGAACCACATTGTCTTCCAGCTGTATTTCTCCACCTTTATTGGCAAAAATATTAAAAGCTCCATCGGTTGCCGTAATTTCTGCCTTAGATATTTTTATTTTTGAAGTATTTAAGTAATTGGCATTATCTCCTCTATTTTCAGCAAACAGACCTACTGACTTAGGTTTTGAAATTTTGATTTTTGTAGTTTCATCAGATTTAATTATACCGCCATGATTTGCATACATTCCAGTAGAACCTTTAGTACTTTCAGTTGTATTTCCATCAAACACAATTTCTGCATGATTTTCAATTTTCCCGTCCTTTGTGGCAACCAATGCCCTTACTCTGTCTCCGGAAATAGTAACTTTCCCTTTATTTTCAACTTCACTTCCAGCAGAGCTCACAATTCCAGTGGCATTTTTGCTCTCTCCGTTTGTACTTTCCTTAATTGTAATTACACCTTCATTAACCATTCCTCTGCTTGCCTGAATATTAAGTCCAACATTTCCGTCTCCACCCTCTATTGTTAATTCCTCATTATCCCCGTCTTTTGAAAATTTAAGCCCATTTTGCTTATTAATTCTTAGAAGTGTATTGTTTTTTCCGTCAATGGATTTCAATTTGAAGTTTTTAAATTCTATTAATCCGCTTTGAGCAACAGATCCGCCTCCAATGTGCATGCCATTATTATTTTCCCCATGCAGTTCAACATTAAAGAAGGATTTTTCTAACTGACCATTAACTATGACCTCAAACAATCTGCCTCTGGATAATTTAGAAAAATAAAATCCTTTAGACCAGCTCCCTTCTACAACAATAGGCTTATTCAGCTGAAATATGGAAACAGGATGCTGAGTATGCGGGATTGTAGATGTAAACTGCATACCATAACCGCCTCTTCCATTTAATGTTATATTTCCATTATTTGTAAAAATAAAATAATTTGATAAGTTCATAAAGTTATAAACTACATTGGAATAATCACTGCCATCAACTATTATGTCTCCATTATTTATAAAGCTTGAGGGAGCAGTATTTCCTCCAAAGTTAAGAAAGTTTACTGCAGAACCAAATCTTTTTGTAGATTTTATAAGCCCTTCATTTATAAATTTTAAAGGTTTATTGGCACTATTGTCATTATAAAGAGAAACTGCAGAAGTACTTAGGGAATCTGAAACGATTGCCGCTCCTTGTTTTAGAGTTGTGGTCGTAATTCCATTTGGGCTTCCGTTCAGCATAATGATGCTAACTAGATTTCTGTATTTCCTTCCATTGGAATGCAAAAATTCAATTGGAGCTTCTCCCGAAGAAATAATATCCATATTTTCAATGATAAAATCGTGGCCTCCTCCCATTCTTACCCCTACTTCTCCATAATCTTCATATTTAAAATCCTTATTAAGATTATTGCTATAATTAAAGACTGTACTATGACTGCTGCCTTCTATTCCTGTAAAAGTTGTATTATTTGTCTTAAGAGTAAATTTGTTGCCATTATTATGCACCAGTTCCATTTTCCCTTTTCCGTTTGTTCCTCTAATGTGAGTTTGGGAAATAGGTCCCGTATCCCCAGCATTAGTTCCCACAAGTACATTTGGTATTCCTTTTTCATTTCTAATATTACTGTAATCCTGATTATTAGTTTCTATTAAATATCTTGAAGATACAATGCCAATATCAGGAATTACTGGAGGTGGAACTACTTCCACATCGCCATCTGGCACTTCAAATGCAGGCAGTTCAGGATTCTGAAAATTGATTCCAGGTCTTGAGGCAAGAACTAGCGGTTCAATCTGGGCAATTCTTCTTGGATTCACGTTCGCTGAAACTTCCCATTCCACTACCGGTTCTTCTACATCTCGAAGTTCAGTGTTTCCATACGAATTTTGCATAAGCCCCGAAGAAGCCAAGTTATATTTGGAACTTAGGGATGACACGCTTCTGTTCAGGATGCTGGAACTTCTCGTAAGGTTTCTTTTAGTTTTTAACGATTTATCGCCTCTTCCATTATACAGCCCTCTCCAGTTGTTAAAGTAGTAGTTATTCCCAAATTGCCATGAACTCCAGATTGGTCTTATTACATGGTCTCCCTGCTCCATTAACTGAATCAGTTCAAGGTTTGACTTCTTTATAAGTTCTGTATTTTCATTTCTAGCTTTTTGTAAATTTTTTCTGAGATTAGAAACAGATGAGTCTATTTGCCTGATTTGATTAGTGATTTCAGTTTCAGCTTCCAATGGCGCGGCCAATAAGTTGTTCTCAAGCCCCAATGCCCCCGTTAATAAAAATGTAATCAGCATTCTGTCAGTATATCTGAAATCCTTAACCCTTTTGGCAAAAGATTTTAGATTCTTTTTTAATTTTATAAAATTTCCAGTCATTTATTCACTCTCCTATTTTGATTTTTATTTTTTTAAATATTATTTTTCTAATTCATTTATATGAGTAAAATCTGTTAATATTGAATAGTTTAAAATTACTCCAATTTGTCAATTTAAGCAAAATATCCATAATTTTAAGTTAGTTTCCAAAGTAATTTTGTCATACAAATAAAAAACAAATAATCTTAGTTTAATCATATATTTTTATATAAAAATTTTTTTTGAAAATTATTGTCACCTGTATAATAATAGCTGTAATCAAAAAAATCAAGTGCTTTTTAAAAAATAATATGTCATTAATTCATAGTTAATTAAGTTAAAAGTAAATTTATGCCAGTTAATTAAAAAAATTAACAAATATGAACTGTATTCAAACTTATAAATTACAGATGTTATATAAAAATTTTAAATGACTTTGAAAGTAAATATTAAATAATTTAAAATATATCATAATTTATACCGTTCTAAGGAAAACATAAGAACATTTTAAATAAAACATACATTAGCAAGATTCTTTTGTTTTTTAGTTTATACAGAAAATTTCCTTTTTTCACTAAAATATTTTTACAACTAAAATTAACAAAATCAGGCAATAAAAAAAATCAAACTATTAACAAAAATTCATGTCATTGTAATAGTCTGATTTTCAAAAAATTATTTTACTGTAATGTATTTTCTCTTTTAGTCAACTAATGCAGGATTAAAATCTTCAACCCAAGGCAATCCAAACTTGTTTAACGCATCCATAAATGAATCTGGATCCATTTCTTCCACGTTGAATACTCCTGGTTTTTTCCATTCTCCAGTAAGAACCATTGCAGCTCCAATCATCGCAGGCACTCCTGTCGTGTAAGAAATCGCCTGTGAGCTAACTTCCTTGTAACATTCCTGATGATCGCATACATTGTATACATAATAAGTTTTCTCTACGCCGTCTTTTTTACCTCTGAAAATATTTCCAATGTTTGTCTTACCTTTTGTTCTAGGTCCAAGTGAAGCCGGATCAGGCAATACAGCTGTCAAGAATTGCAACGGAACAATTTGCTTTCCTTCAAACTCTATTGGCTCAATTGAAGTCATCCCAACATTTTCAAGCACTTTTAAGTGAGTCAGGTAACTTTGTCCAAAAGTCATAAAGAATCTAATTCTTTTAATACCTTTAATATTAACTGCAAGCGATTCTAATTCTTCATGGTGCAGTAAGTACATATCTTTTTCACCAATTTGCGGGAAATTGTACACTCTTTTAATTTCCATTGGCTCTGTTTCCACCCATTTCCCATCTTCCCAGTAACTTCCATTAGCTGTAACTTCCCTAATATTAATTTCTGGATTAAAGTTTGTTGCAAATGGGTACCCGTGATCCCCTGCATTTGCATCAAGAATGTCAATGTAATTTATTTCATCAAAATAATGCTTTTGTGCATACGCTGAAAACACCCCAGTGACACCTGGATCAAATCCACTTCCTAAGATAGCAGTAATCCCAGCTTTTTCAAATTTTTCCTTATACGCCCATTGCCATTTATACTCAAATTTAGCTGTGTCCAAAGGCTCATAATTTGCTGTATCCAAATAATCAGTCTTAGTTTCAAGACAAGCATCCATAATTGTCAAATCTTGATATGGTAAAGCTACATTTATCACAATATCAGGCTTGTATTCATTAATCAATGCCACTAGCTCAGGCACATTATTTGCATCCACCTTTGCAGTCTGAATCTCAATTCTTCCAGCATATTTACTTTTTTCAATTCTTTCCTTGATTTCATCACATTTTGCCTTTGTACGGCTGGCTATCATGATTGAACTGAATACTTCCGAATTTTGCGCACATTTGTGGCACACTACATTTGATACTCCTCCAGCTCCGATTACTAATGCTTTTTTTCCCATTAATTTTCGCCTCCTCAAATTTATTTTATTTTTATTTATTAATTTTAAATTTTTCTCAACATTATTATACTGTAAAATCTTTATTCTGTAAATTACTTTTTTAAAAATCTTGTAAAATCATTTGACTTAGGCTATTTTTATTTGCTATAATAAATTAAAAGATAATAAATTTTAGGAGGAATGTAAAAATGAAAATTGTAGTCTTCGATGCAAAACCTTATGATATTGAATTTTTCGACAAATGGAACGAAACCTTTGGAGCAGATATTACATATTTTGAAGAAAAATTAAGCTTAAAAAATGTGATGCTTACTAAATATCAGGATGTTGTCTGTACTTTCGTGAATGATGACTTAAATGAGAAAGTATTGAACATACTTTCCAAAAATGGAGTAAGAGTTGTTGCCGCAAGATGTGCGGGCTATAACAATATCGACTTAAAGGCTGCCCGTGAAAACAGAATTACTGTTTTAAGAGTACCTGCCTACTCTCCATTTGCCGTTGCTGAACATTCGCTAGCTCTTCTTATGTCAGTAAACAGAAAAACTCACAAAGCCTATAACAGAACAAGGGAAGGTAACTTTAGTTTAGCAGGATTAACTGGAATGGATTTAAACGGAAAAACTGCCGGAATTATAGGAACTGGAAGAATCGCAAGAATTTTTATAAAAATTTTAAACGGATTAGGAATGAAAGTTATTGGTTACGATAAATTTCCTAATGAACAAGCTGCAAAAGAAGAAAATTTTACTTATGTAACATTAGATGAAATATTTGCAAATTCTGACGTGATTTCATTACATTGTCCATTATTCCCTGAAACAAGACACATAATTAACAAAGAAACTATTGCTAAAATGAAAGATGGCGTTATTATCATCAATGCCGCCAGAGGTGGATTAATTGATACCGAAGCTCTCGTTGAAGGATTAAAAGACAAAAAAATCGGCGGAGCAGGACTTGATGTTTATGAAAATGAAAGCAGCTATTTCTTTGAAGATGAATCAGCAAGCGTGCTGGAAGATGATTTGCTAGCTAGATTATTATCATTTAACAACGTCGTTTTGACTTCTCACCAGGCATTCTTAACAAAAGAAGCATTAGATAACATTGCTGAAGCTACATTTAACAACATCTTATCATACGTAAAAGAGGAAACTTTACAAAATGAAGTTTGGTATGACGAAGAAAACAATAAAGTTGTTGAAGGTGTCAGAGTTCAAAAATAATTATTATCTAAAATTTTAATAAAAGTTTTACTTTTAAAAACTTATAAAGGGGCTGTTTTAAAAGGCAGCTTCTTTTAATATTTTCCAAAAAAATACAAAATCTAAATTTAAAAGAGTTTTTGTATTGAAAACTTATTTAATAGTTATTTTCTTTTTTCCTAAAAAAATTTTTACTTTAGAATCAAAAAAGCTAGCAAAATAATATAAAGAAAGGTTTAAAAATATGGATTTATTTGAAATAAAAAAACAGAATGAAATAAATGAAATTAACATTGAAGAAATCAGGAGGCATCTTTGACATTGAAAATTTAAAAAATGAAATTGACAATTTGGAGAAAAAGACGTTTGAGGCAGATTTCTGGAATAGCGAGAACAGTCAGGAAATATTGAAGACTATTAGTGCAAATAAAAAGCTGCTTGAGGAATACAGCAGTTTAAACGGGCTTTTTGAAGATGTTTCTACCATTATTGAGTTTATTGAGATGGGGGATAATTCGTTTGAAAATGAACTTGAGCAGAAAGCACAGGATTTGAAGAACGAAATTGATAATTTTAAGACAAAATTGCTTCTGGATGAGGAATACGACATGAATAATGCAATTCTTACGATAAATTCGGGGGCTGGTGGAACTGAGGCATGTGACTGGGCTGAAATGCTTTACAGAATGTACGACAGATGGTCAAATCGGCATGATTTCAAAGTTGAAATCCTTGACAGCCTCGCTGGAGAAGAAGCTGGAATAAAAAGTGTAACATTAAATATAAAAGGAAATTACGCTTATGGATATTTAAAAGGGGAAAAAGGCGTTCACAGACTTGTCAGAATTTCCCCATTTGACTCTAATGCCAGACGGCATACTTCATTTGCTGCAGTAAATGTTACACCAGAAATAGAAGATGACGTTGAAATTGATATTCGTACAGAAGACTTGAAAATTGATACTTACAGGGCAAGCGGCGCAGGAGGGCAGCACGTAAACACAACAGACTCAGCCGTTAGAATCACTCATATTCCTACAAACACAGTAGTTACATGCCAAAACGAGCGTTCACAGCTAAAAAACCGTGAAACTGCAATGAAAATATTAAAATCTAAATTATTCGAGCTGGAACTAGAAAAGCGTGAGAAGGAAATGGCGGAATTAAAGGGAACAGAATCAAAAATCGAATGGGGAAGCCAAATCCGTTCGTATGTCTTCCAGCCTTATAAAATGGTAAAAGATCACAGAACAAAGGCAGAAGAGGGAAACGTTGAAAAGGTTATGGATGGAGATATTGACTTGTTTATAAATGAATATTTAAAATACGCTAAATCCTAATAACATGTTTAAAATTTAAAATAATTTTACTTATAATAACTAAAAAATTGAAAGGATTAGAATATGAAAAAAACTAGATGTCCATGGGCAAAATCTGAAAATGACATTATCTACCATGATACCGAATGGGGAGTGCCTTCCCACGATGATAGTTATCTTTTTGAAATGCTAATTTTAGAGGGCTTTCAGGCAGGACTTAGCTGGAATCTTATTTTGAATAAAAGAGAAAATTTTAGAAAGGCTTTTGATAATTTTGATTATAAAAAAATTGCAAAATATGATGAAACTAAGTTGGCTGAACTGGCTCAAAATGATGGAATTGTGAGAAATAAATTAAAAATAGCCGCTTCTGTTAAAAACGCCCTTGCATTTATGGAAGTACAAAAGGAATTTGGCTCATTTGACAAGTACATTTGGAATTTTACAGATAACAAGCAAATTATTAATAACTGGAAAGAGATATCAGAAGCACCTGCTACTACAGAATTATCTGATAAAATCAGCAAAGATTTGAAAAAACGTGGCTTTAAATTTGTTGGATCTACAATCGTTTATTCTTTCTTACAGGCAATCGGAATAGTTGATGACCATTTAATTAGTTGTCCTTATAAAAAGTCAGCTAAATAATTAAAATATAATTTTTGATTTTTTAATAACATAAATTGCAATATTACTCACTACATTTTTCCAATTTTTTATCGTATAGGGCATCAAACGCCATGCCCTTACAACCCCGCTTCTCGAATTTCAATTTTACAGCAAAAGACAAAACTCGCTTTTACCAAAAGTTATTTTAAATTTCATAAAGTTATTGTAAATTCAAATAAAATGGAAAAGCTCAAACAAGTTGTCTTTTACTGAAAAATTAAAATCTCAGAAATTCTATAACAAATATCTTTACAGTTTAATAAACTGGCGGAGTTTTTATTTATTCAACTACCACTGCTTGACAAGTAAAAGAAGAAATTTTAGAGTTAGAAAATAAAAATCGGAGTGATATTGCGTAACAATCTTGCCATAATTTAATTATCAGGATAAACTATTTATTTCTTCAACAGCTCTCTCAAACTGTTCTTTTGAAATATTAAATGAATTAAGAGCCTTTAAAAGCTGTTTTGCATTGTAATATCCAATTTTTAAAATATCTCCGAGCATTATCCTACGTTCCTTTGCATTGCTTCCAGAAACAAATCCATTATCAATCAAATCACTAACATTAAATCTATCTTCAACATTTTGACTAGCTGTGATAATGTTTTTTAATGCCTCTAAAATTACTTTGTCATTGGCATTTTCAACTCCTATATTATCATTTTTAGTTGCATCCTTTTGACTTACAAAAGCATGTTTTATGTTTGGAATATATCTTTTTAATGTATCACGAATTTTTTTTCCTGCAAAATCAGGATCTGTAAATAAAATTAAATCATTAGTTTTTGACAATTGAATCATTTTATTTATTGTTTTTTTAGATAATGCGGAGAAGCCGTTTAAGGCGATAATATGTGCATCTACAACTCGTTTTATGGCTGTTATGTCATCTCGCCCTTCAACCACTATAATTTCATTTATTTTTAGTTTTTCTTTTTGTTTATTTGGCTCTTTTTTCATTTAATATTCCTTTTGTTTTTATTTTTTATTTAATGTTATAATCTTCCATAACTTTTAGCAATAATTCCCAAGTTTTTCCAACTGAATCTATTTCCATTCTTTCTTCAGGAGTGTGAGCACCGTAAATATTAGGCCCAATTGAAACAATATCAACATTTTCCATATTATTATCAAAAATTCCGCATTCAAGTCCAGCGTGAATTGCCTTAATTTCAGGATCTTTTCCTGTTATTTTTTTAAATGAGTTTACAACTATTTCACGAATCTTTGAATCTTTTCGGTATTCCCAAGATGGATATGGAGAATTTATTTTTACTGCCACTTCGTATTTTTCAGAAAGTTCCTTCACATCATTTAGTAATTTTTCAAGTGATTTATTTACTGAACTTCTTGGCAATGCCTGAATTTTTATAACAATTTTTCCATCTTTATTTTCAGTTTTTATAACTCCAAGATTTATTGAAGTTTCTACAAGACCTTCTATATCCTTGCTCATTGAAATAACTCCATTTGGAAATTCGTGGAAAAATGAAATAACCGCATTTGTGTTGGAAATTGATAATTTCCCTTCATTTTTTAGTTCCTCTTTTTTAACTTCCTTCACTTCAATAACTGGATTTTTGTCAATAATTTTAAAATCCTTTATTATATTTTCAAAAGCAAGCTTTGCTAATTTTTCAAAATCACTGACTTTTTCATTCTCAAGTTTCACAGCCAGCAACGCCACA
This is a stretch of genomic DNA from Leptotrichia hofstadii. It encodes these proteins:
- the prfB gene encoding peptide chain release factor 2 (programmed frameshift) gives rise to the protein MDLFEIKKQNEINEINIEEIRRHLDIENLKNEIDNLEKKTFEADFWNSENSQEILKTISANKKLLEEYSSLNGLFEDVSTIIEFIEMGDNSFENELEQKAQDLKNEIDNFKTKLLLDEEYDMNNAILTINSGAGGTEACDWAEMLYRMYDRWSNRHDFKVEILDSLAGEEAGIKSVTLNIKGNYAYGYLKGEKGVHRLVRISPFDSNARRHTSFAAVNVTPEIEDDVEIDIRTEDLKIDTYRASGAGGQHVNTTDSAVRITHIPTNTVVTCQNERSQLKNRETAMKILKSKLFELELEKREKEMAELKGTESKIEWGSQIRSYVFQPYKMVKDHRTKAEEGNVEKVMDGDIDLFINEYLKYAKS
- a CDS encoding 2-hydroxyacid dehydrogenase, encoding MKIVVFDAKPYDIEFFDKWNETFGADITYFEEKLSLKNVMLTKYQDVVCTFVNDDLNEKVLNILSKNGVRVVAARCAGYNNIDLKAARENRITVLRVPAYSPFAVAEHSLALLMSVNRKTHKAYNRTREGNFSLAGLTGMDLNGKTAGIIGTGRIARIFIKILNGLGMKVIGYDKFPNEQAAKEENFTYVTLDEIFANSDVISLHCPLFPETRHIINKETIAKMKDGVIIINAARGGLIDTEALVEGLKDKKIGGAGLDVYENESSYFFEDESASVLEDDLLARLLSFNNVVLTSHQAFLTKEALDNIAEATFNNILSYVKEETLQNEVWYDEENNKVVEGVRVQK
- a CDS encoding autotransporter-associated N-terminal domain-containing protein; translated protein: MTGNFIKLKKNLKSFAKRVKDFRYTDRMLITFLLTGALGLENNLLAAPLEAETEITNQIRQIDSSVSNLRKNLQKARNENTELIKKSNLELIQLMEQGDHVIRPIWSSWQFGNNYYFNNWRGLYNGRGDKSLKTKRNLTRSSSILNRSVSSLSSKYNLASSGLMQNSYGNTELRDVEEPVVEWEVSANVNPRRIAQIEPLVLASRPGINFQNPELPAFEVPDGDVEVVPPPVIPDIGIVSSRYLIETNNQDYSNIRNEKGIPNVLVGTNAGDTGPISQTHIRGTNGKGKMELVHNNGNKFTLKTNNTTFTGIEGSSHSTVFNYSNNLNKDFKYEDYGEVGVRMGGGHDFIIENMDIISSGEAPIEFLHSNGRKYRNLVSIIMLNGSPNGITTTTLKQGAAIVSDSLSTSAVSLYNDNSANKPLKFINEGLIKSTKRFGSAVNFLNFGGNTAPSSFINNGDIIVDGSDYSNVVYNFMNLSNYFIFTNNGNITLNGRGGYGMQFTSTIPHTQHPVSIFQLNKPIVVEGSWSKGFYFSKLSRGRLFEVIVNGQLEKSFFNVELHGENNNGMHIGGGSVAQSGLIEFKNFKLKSIDGKNNTLLRINKQNGLKFSKDGDNEELTIEGGDGNVGLNIQASRGMVNEGVITIKESTNGESKNATGIVSSAGSEVENKGKVTISGDRVRALVATKDGKIENHAEIVFDGNTTESTKGSTGMYANHGGIIKSDETTKIKISKPKSVGLFAENRGDNANYLNTSKIKISKAEITATDGAFNIFANKGGEIQLEDNVVLNTGKDSLTFYTAYTPFTPGGKIIFEKDVTANVKKHGTVFYYDLGNAPVGTFNFSTWYANNFTHNNSSKLKLNMEEGGRVLFLANGNLNLSGIPASLSAAGPIEINGTGYISAAMVNSNLELDQDVNLDDDADPYNELEILSSSITNSKIMTGTKNGQLAIAQENNNNRPASKVKLTNNNKITLTGEGSIGIYAKRGEITNNGDISIAKNSVGLYLTEDNRGTAAGKAYNNGLITLGEGSSGILYRAETTGSNTALPGGIYNNGKIISASKNTFGMNFESPHGSKELVNGNAGQIELAGENAVGMYAAGTGNYNIKNLGKITVGSALSENSPAIAIYTNSVNSMVENSGKITAGDKSLGIYGYSVNTGNTSNVSVGNAGTGIYSLGGNLNLQGKLTIGTDEAKGVLVTGDNQIVNNDFSSINLDENSFAIVNTGNNNQITSNTSNVSLKNKNIFLYSEKSTGNIINNTKIKAYGNQNYGIYTAGAASNFAEIDLTNGIGNVGIYSTGQNLAENYATIKVGASKVPEKLYSIGMAAGYYDKDNNVSVYTGKIENANTGKIEVTGKNGIGMYAIGNGSVAINNGEIHLSGKNSIGMFLDQEAVGINNGLITATPDAVGAIGAVATNRAVFKNYGIINILPRAGVGALVKRDAVLEEYSSPLATVPQGGSSRIIAETRIQSPKLPKTGKEVPDGSVEIVSLAGDRIPEIKINGKAVNPVEFDISASSPEIKVVGSGDSAEQILETESNIHNPNKFVSKIGMYIDTSGIKFTNPIQGLNNLSEETEVDLILGTEASKYTNSKAIKIKENILEPYNATILSNPQIKKWHIYSGSLTWVGTVQTDVDGEQLKSVYLVKIPYTSFAKDANVYNFSDGLEQRYDMNPPGSKEKILFDKLNSIGKNEKTLLAQAFDEMMGHQYANIQQRTYGTGRLIDKEISYLSKEWDTKSKQSNKIKTFGIRDEYRSNSAGIIDYTSSAYGFAYLKENEAVRLGNSSGWYAGMINNKFKFKDAGKSKENQAMLKLGIFKTMSPKNDYNGSLQWTVSEESYLSRNSMHRKYLVVDEIFNAKSDYSAYGAAVKNELSKEIRTSQRTSIKSYGSLKLEYGRFENIKEKSGEMRLEVKGNDYYLAKSEIGAEFKYKQPIGLRTSIVAVLGAGYEKEFGKIGDVANKAKVSQTNADWFNIRGEKENKKGNFKTDFNIGIENQIFGITLNGGYDAKGKNVRGGIGLRAIY
- a CDS encoding DNA-3-methyladenine glycosylase I translates to MKKTRCPWAKSENDIIYHDTEWGVPSHDDSYLFEMLILEGFQAGLSWNLILNKRENFRKAFDNFDYKKIAKYDETKLAELAQNDGIVRNKLKIAASVKNALAFMEVQKEFGSFDKYIWNFTDNKQIINNWKEISEAPATTELSDKISKDLKKRGFKFVGSTIVYSFLQAIGIVDDHLISCPYKKSAK
- a CDS encoding saccharopine dehydrogenase family protein, translating into MGKKALVIGAGGVSNVVCHKCAQNSEVFSSIMIASRTKAKCDEIKERIEKSKYAGRIEIQTAKVDANNVPELVALINEYKPDIVINVALPYQDLTIMDACLETKTDYLDTANYEPLDTAKFEYKWQWAYKEKFEKAGITAILGSGFDPGVTGVFSAYAQKHYFDEINYIDILDANAGDHGYPFATNFNPEINIREVTANGSYWEDGKWVETEPMEIKRVYNFPQIGEKDMYLLHHEELESLAVNIKGIKRIRFFMTFGQSYLTHLKVLENVGMTSIEPIEFEGKQIVPLQFLTAVLPDPASLGPRTKGKTNIGNIFRGKKDGVEKTYYVYNVCDHQECYKEVSSQAISYTTGVPAMIGAAMVLTGEWKKPGVFNVEEMDPDSFMDALNKFGLPWVEDFNPALVD